The following proteins are co-located in the Leptotrichia sp. OH3620_COT-345 genome:
- a CDS encoding SufS family cysteine desulfurase, which yields MDYRKEFPIFENIENYYLDTAATSQKPKRVLDKMMEYYKKYNGNPGRGSHTLSMEASGLLTEARETVRKFINAERSEEVIFTKNTTESINLIAYSYGMEFLNEGDEIVLGISNHHANIVPWQFVAKKKKSKIKYVYLDDNGQFDLNDFKYKLSDKTKIVSVSGVVNVTGVIQPVKEIIEAAHKKNALVLVDAAQSILHFRHDVQELGADFLVFSGHKLFAPMGIGVMYGKKEVLDSMPPFLYGGDMIEFVTEQESTFAPLPNKFEGGTQNVEGAVALKEAINFIEEIGYDRIDKIEKELAMKALFEIKRLGFVETYCTENVERTGIIAFNVQGVHSHDVAFILDSYNVAVRSGHHCAQPLMNYVGIPSCCRASFGIYNSDEDIAKLVEGLKKIKEVFGI from the coding sequence ATGGACTATAGGAAAGAATTTCCAATATTCGAAAATATTGAAAATTACTATTTAGATACAGCTGCCACTTCACAGAAACCAAAGAGGGTACTGGATAAAATGATGGAGTATTATAAAAAATATAACGGAAATCCCGGCAGAGGTTCTCATACGCTCTCAATGGAAGCGTCAGGATTATTGACAGAAGCAAGGGAAACAGTAAGAAAATTTATAAATGCTGAAAGATCTGAAGAAGTGATTTTTACTAAAAATACAACGGAGTCTATTAACCTTATTGCTTATTCTTATGGAATGGAATTTCTAAATGAAGGGGACGAGATTGTACTTGGAATATCCAATCACCATGCTAATATAGTTCCGTGGCAATTTGTGGCCAAAAAGAAAAAATCAAAAATAAAATATGTGTATTTAGATGATAACGGACAGTTTGATTTGAATGATTTTAAATATAAACTGTCGGATAAAACGAAAATAGTGTCAGTTTCAGGAGTGGTAAATGTAACGGGAGTTATACAGCCTGTAAAGGAAATAATAGAAGCTGCACATAAAAAAAATGCTTTAGTCCTTGTAGATGCGGCACAGTCCATACTTCATTTCAGGCATGATGTTCAAGAATTGGGTGCTGATTTCCTTGTGTTTTCAGGGCATAAACTGTTCGCTCCAATGGGAATAGGTGTAATGTACGGTAAAAAAGAAGTTTTAGACAGTATGCCTCCTTTTTTATACGGAGGAGATATGATAGAATTTGTAACAGAGCAGGAGTCCACATTTGCACCTTTGCCTAACAAGTTTGAAGGAGGAACACAAAATGTGGAAGGGGCAGTAGCACTGAAAGAAGCGATAAATTTTATAGAAGAAATCGGATACGACAGGATAGACAAGATAGAAAAGGAATTAGCCATGAAGGCACTATTTGAAATTAAAAGGTTAGGTTTTGTTGAAACATACTGTACTGAAAATGTCGAAAGAACAGGGATAATAGCTTTTAATGTACAGGGTGTGCATTCTCATGATGTGGCGTTTATATTAGATTCATATAATGTCGCAGTCAGATCGGGACATCATTGTGCACAGCCATTGATGAACTATGTAGGAATTCCTTCTTGCTGTCGTGCAAGTTTCGGTATTTACAATAGTGACGAAGATATAGCCAAGCTTGTGGAAGGATTAAAAAAAATAAAGGAAGTGTTTGGAATATGA
- the sufU gene encoding Fe-S cluster assembly sulfur transfer protein SufU, protein MSLEKIYQQTILEYSNRKDLKKEIEAPTYVERGHNPNCGDDLILEIKLNGNIIEDAAFLGNGCAISSASTAMMIDLIKGKTMAEAEEKVNIFFKMMKQEERLTSEEIKKLGDAVLMEYVAKMPARIKCATLSWHSLRIITEKNR, encoded by the coding sequence ATGAGTTTGGAGAAAATATATCAACAAACGATACTTGAATACAGTAACAGAAAGGATTTAAAAAAAGAAATAGAAGCTCCCACATACGTTGAAAGAGGTCATAATCCCAACTGCGGAGATGATTTGATATTGGAAATAAAATTAAATGGAAATATTATAGAAGATGCTGCGTTTCTGGGAAACGGCTGTGCCATTTCAAGTGCTTCGACAGCGATGATGATTGATTTAATAAAAGGCAAAACAATGGCAGAAGCTGAAGAAAAAGTAAATATATTTTTTAAAATGATGAAACAGGAAGAAAGACTGACTTCTGAAGAGATAAAAAAACTTGGAGATGCGGTATTGATGGAATATGTGGCAAAAATGCCTGCAAGAATAAAATGTGCCACTTTGAGTTGGCATTCGTTAAGAATTATTACTGAAAAAAATAGATAG